One Cystobacter fuscus DSM 2262 DNA segment encodes these proteins:
- a CDS encoding cytochrome-c peroxidase: MTFKTLVRPLLVVTATAGASAFAQPAQPTVEALTSAAQNVIINRAQLTAFKALPGRFEDAKNPITAEKVELGRMLYFDTRLSKNQQLSCNSCHDLNRFGVDGKSFSTGHKGQLGGRNSPTVYNSGAHLTQFWDGRAATLEDQAKGPILNPVEMAMPSAEHVVETLKSIPGYVTAFQKTFPGQADPVTYDNLAKAIGAFERQLVTPSRFDKYLAGDEQALTHAEKAGLKTFMDQGCQQCHYGPALGGSLVKLGVIVPYPTKDQGRYDVTKRETDRMVFRVPTLRNVSRTAPYFHDGSISELQTAVKLMAQHQLGKQLSETETRNIVVFLDALTGELPASYIAKPSLPASGPKTPRPDPT, from the coding sequence ATGACCTTCAAGACCCTCGTTCGTCCTCTCCTCGTCGTCACCGCCACCGCCGGGGCCTCCGCCTTCGCGCAGCCGGCGCAGCCCACCGTGGAGGCGCTGACCTCCGCCGCCCAGAACGTCATCATCAACCGCGCGCAGCTCACCGCGTTCAAGGCGCTGCCCGGCCGGTTCGAGGACGCGAAGAACCCCATCACCGCGGAGAAGGTGGAGCTGGGCCGGATGCTGTACTTCGACACCCGCCTGTCGAAGAACCAGCAGCTCTCCTGCAACAGCTGCCACGACCTGAACCGCTTCGGCGTGGACGGCAAGTCCTTCTCCACCGGCCACAAGGGCCAGCTGGGCGGACGCAACTCGCCCACGGTGTACAACTCCGGTGCCCACCTCACCCAGTTCTGGGACGGCCGCGCCGCCACCCTGGAGGATCAGGCCAAGGGCCCCATCCTCAACCCCGTGGAAATGGCGATGCCCAGCGCCGAGCACGTCGTCGAGACGCTCAAGTCCATTCCCGGCTACGTCACCGCCTTCCAGAAGACCTTCCCCGGACAGGCCGATCCGGTGACGTACGACAACCTGGCCAAGGCCATTGGCGCCTTCGAGCGGCAGCTCGTCACGCCCTCGCGCTTCGACAAGTACCTCGCCGGGGACGAGCAGGCGCTCACCCACGCGGAGAAGGCCGGCCTCAAGACGTTCATGGATCAGGGCTGCCAGCAGTGCCACTACGGCCCCGCCCTGGGCGGCTCGCTGGTGAAGCTCGGCGTCATCGTGCCCTACCCCACCAAGGATCAGGGCCGCTACGACGTGACGAAGCGCGAGACGGACCGCATGGTCTTCCGCGTGCCCACCCTGCGCAACGTGTCGCGCACGGCGCCCTACTTCCACGACGGCTCCATCTCCGAGTTGCAGACGGCCGTGAAGCTCATGGCCCAGCACCAGCTCGGCAAGCAGCTCTCCGAGACCGAGACCCGGAACATCGTCGTCTTCCTCGACGCGCTCACCGGCGAGCTGCCCGCCAGCTACATCGCCAAGCCGTCGCTGCCCGCCAGCGGCCCCAAGACGCCGCGGCCGGACCCCACGTGA
- a CDS encoding TRL-like family protein yields MHLMNKLSALALLSLGATMLPGCAGVAFVGRPVIGTTSLYASTSAREFINEQTRLGSKSAEGCVTSILGIVTTGDATASDAARKANITRITHVDHKFENILGLYAKYCVTVFGD; encoded by the coding sequence ATGCACCTGATGAACAAGCTGTCCGCCCTGGCCCTGCTGAGCCTGGGAGCCACGATGCTGCCGGGCTGCGCGGGCGTGGCGTTCGTGGGCCGCCCCGTCATCGGGACCACGTCGCTCTACGCGTCCACGTCGGCGCGCGAGTTCATCAACGAGCAGACGCGGCTGGGCAGCAAGAGCGCCGAGGGCTGTGTGACGTCCATCCTGGGCATCGTCACCACCGGAGACGCCACCGCCTCGGACGCGGCCCGCAAGGCCAACATCACCCGCATCACCCACGTGGACCACAAGTTCGAGAACATCCTCGGCCTCTACGCGAAGTACTGCGTGACGGTGTTCGGCGACTAG